Proteins from a genomic interval of Arthrobacter sp. CAN_C5:
- a CDS encoding ribonuclease E/G: MDHQQNPTEQNPTDPAQEQLDVPVKKAPRTRRKKVEPAAETPQESLTDPAATDAASTETAAADVPAAPRRRASRSRKAATSDIVLPDAPATPPTGATTPDPAAADPAGQSAAADPADSTEAEPKAKAPSRRRSTRKADATNTAPSEDTASGDAEAAAPPVDAELTPVKKAPRRRLTVAQKKAAAAEAAAAEGTPTQEAAGQGTSNGASAGTGGVAADQDASREAVQDARETPAALQVAEASEVPPTLSAADPFAIPASLFHAPDLQAVAAPVRKTAVAGPSAEDDTAEDDEDGDTETGGRRRRRNRRSRGRGRADQDAGSNDNDQAADGGSDSDSDEGVTSRRRRRRRRGDEDLELTGGQDDDPPNTVTRVRAPRQAQETAPSNKVTSVKGSTRLEAKKQRRRESRDTGRRRQVITEAEFLARRESVDRQMIVRQRDDRIQIAVLEDGLLAEHFVSKTQQDSLIGNVYLGKVQNVLPSMEAAFVDIGRGRNAVLYAGEVNWDASRLDGQPRRIELALKSGDTVLVQVTKDPVGHKGARLTSQISLPGRYLVYVPGGSMTGISRKLPDVERNRLKRILKDRLPDNAGVIVRTAAEGASEEELTHDINRLRSQWENIEAKSGSTKSLAPELLYGEPDLTIKVVRDVFNEDFSKLIVSGDEAWDTIEAYVMYVAPDLVGRLEKWTGNEDIFLASRIDEQIHKALDRKVFLPSGGSLVIDRTEAMTVVDVNTGKFTGSGGNLEETVTKNNLEAAEEVVRQLRLRDIGGIIVIDFIDMVLEANRDLVLRRMVECLGRDRTKHQVAEVTSLGLVQMTRKRMGTGLLEVFGENCEHCAGRGVVTHDEPVEHKRHAVSPDNHQQHLRQEKVSRSERKRNRSRSSSPADEEQQAPEAPQNDAERQARAEAARVALASIAAATHAAHEAEGHPAADEAAEVVLTINGETVSLPRAESSDAEVQEARRLTLDSLTQAFDRKPASEQPANERPANEQEANDRPAAQAPVRAASGGAGSSGSSQQSVSPPEPPRSPRRNRRRAGSPQGTAATSTIERKQSGEEEAAEKPVARFVATAVAPRKSPAAAPAKDEPMILGVGVPASEL; this comes from the coding sequence ATGGATCATCAGCAGAACCCGACAGAGCAAAATCCGACAGACCCCGCGCAGGAACAGCTCGATGTTCCGGTGAAGAAGGCTCCAAGGACCCGCCGCAAGAAGGTGGAGCCCGCGGCCGAGACCCCGCAGGAGTCACTCACCGACCCTGCCGCCACCGACGCTGCATCCACTGAAACGGCGGCCGCCGACGTGCCAGCCGCACCGCGCCGTCGCGCCTCGCGCAGCCGCAAGGCAGCGACCAGCGATATCGTCCTCCCCGATGCACCGGCCACCCCGCCAACGGGTGCGACGACGCCGGACCCGGCAGCAGCCGATCCTGCAGGCCAGTCAGCAGCAGCTGATCCAGCCGACTCAACCGAAGCCGAGCCCAAGGCGAAGGCCCCGTCCCGGCGCCGTTCCACCCGCAAGGCTGACGCCACGAACACAGCACCCAGCGAGGACACAGCGAGCGGGGACGCCGAGGCGGCCGCGCCACCGGTGGATGCCGAGCTGACCCCGGTCAAAAAGGCCCCGCGCCGCCGGCTCACCGTGGCCCAGAAGAAGGCTGCGGCCGCGGAGGCTGCCGCTGCGGAGGGCACCCCAACCCAGGAAGCGGCGGGCCAGGGCACCTCCAACGGTGCCAGCGCGGGTACTGGTGGCGTTGCCGCCGACCAGGACGCTTCCCGCGAGGCCGTGCAGGACGCACGGGAAACCCCAGCCGCGCTCCAGGTGGCCGAAGCTTCCGAGGTCCCTCCGACCCTGTCGGCGGCCGACCCCTTTGCGATCCCCGCGTCGCTGTTTCACGCCCCCGATCTGCAGGCTGTTGCAGCCCCCGTCAGGAAGACCGCTGTCGCGGGGCCCTCCGCCGAGGACGACACCGCCGAGGACGATGAGGACGGTGACACCGAGACCGGTGGGCGCCGCCGTCGTCGCAACCGTCGCAGCCGGGGCAGGGGCCGCGCCGACCAGGACGCCGGCAGCAACGACAACGACCAGGCTGCCGATGGCGGCTCGGACAGTGACAGCGATGAGGGCGTGACCTCGCGTCGCCGCCGTCGCCGTCGCCGCGGAGACGAGGACCTCGAACTCACCGGCGGCCAGGATGACGACCCACCCAACACGGTGACCAGGGTGCGTGCACCCCGGCAGGCCCAGGAGACTGCACCCTCCAACAAGGTCACCAGCGTCAAGGGATCCACCCGGTTGGAGGCCAAAAAGCAGCGCCGGCGGGAATCCCGCGACACCGGGCGCCGTCGCCAGGTCATCACCGAGGCAGAATTCCTGGCACGCCGCGAATCGGTGGACCGGCAGATGATCGTCAGGCAGCGCGACGACAGGATCCAGATCGCCGTCCTCGAGGACGGATTGCTGGCAGAGCACTTCGTGTCCAAGACGCAGCAGGACTCCCTGATCGGCAACGTCTACCTGGGCAAGGTCCAGAACGTGCTGCCGAGCATGGAAGCAGCGTTCGTCGACATTGGCCGCGGCCGCAACGCCGTCCTGTACGCCGGCGAGGTCAACTGGGATGCCTCCCGTCTCGACGGCCAGCCCCGCCGGATCGAGCTCGCCCTGAAGTCCGGCGACACCGTTCTGGTGCAGGTGACCAAGGACCCGGTCGGCCACAAGGGTGCACGCCTGACCAGTCAGATCTCCCTGCCCGGGCGCTACCTGGTGTACGTCCCGGGCGGGTCCATGACGGGGATCTCCCGGAAGCTCCCCGACGTGGAACGCAACCGGCTCAAGCGCATCCTCAAGGATCGCCTGCCCGACAACGCCGGGGTGATCGTGCGCACCGCTGCGGAGGGTGCCAGCGAGGAAGAGCTGACCCATGACATCAACCGGCTGCGGTCGCAGTGGGAAAACATCGAAGCCAAGTCCGGCTCCACCAAGTCCCTGGCACCCGAGCTGCTGTACGGGGAACCTGACCTGACCATCAAGGTGGTCCGTGACGTCTTCAATGAGGACTTCTCCAAGCTGATCGTCTCCGGTGATGAGGCCTGGGACACCATCGAGGCCTACGTCATGTACGTGGCTCCCGACCTGGTCGGTCGTCTGGAGAAGTGGACCGGCAACGAGGACATCTTCCTCGCCAGCCGGATCGACGAACAGATCCACAAGGCCCTCGACCGGAAGGTGTTCCTCCCCTCCGGCGGCTCACTCGTGATTGACCGCACCGAGGCGATGACGGTTGTCGACGTCAACACCGGCAAGTTCACCGGCAGCGGTGGAAACCTCGAGGAGACCGTCACCAAGAACAACCTGGAGGCGGCGGAGGAAGTGGTCCGTCAGCTGCGCCTGCGCGACATTGGCGGGATTATTGTCATCGACTTCATCGACATGGTCCTGGAAGCCAACCGTGACCTGGTGCTGCGTCGGATGGTCGAGTGCCTGGGCCGCGACCGCACCAAGCACCAGGTTGCCGAGGTCACCTCGCTCGGTCTGGTCCAGATGACCCGGAAACGGATGGGGACCGGGCTGCTGGAGGTCTTCGGCGAGAACTGCGAGCACTGTGCTGGCCGCGGTGTCGTCACCCACGACGAACCGGTGGAACACAAGCGGCATGCCGTCTCGCCGGACAACCATCAGCAGCACCTGCGGCAGGAGAAGGTTTCCCGGAGCGAACGCAAGCGCAACCGGAGCCGTTCCTCCTCGCCGGCCGATGAGGAGCAGCAGGCACCCGAGGCACCTCAGAACGACGCCGAGCGGCAGGCACGGGCCGAAGCGGCCCGGGTGGCCCTGGCGAGCATCGCTGCAGCCACTCACGCCGCCCACGAGGCCGAGGGCCACCCGGCGGCCGACGAGGCCGCCGAAGTGGTGCTCACCATCAACGGTGAGACGGTGAGCCTGCCCCGCGCGGAGAGCAGCGACGCCGAGGTGCAGGAAGCACGACGCCTGACCCTCGACAGCCTCACCCAGGCGTTCGACCGCAAGCCCGCTTCGGAACAGCCAGCCAACGAACGGCCTGCCAACGAACAGGAAGCCAACGACCGGCCTGCTGCGCAAGCACCGGTGCGTGCGGCGTCGGGTGGTGCAGGATCGTCCGGTTCCAGTCAGCAGTCGGTGAGCCCTCCAGAGCCTCCTCGCAGCCCGCGCCGTAACCGTCGGCGCGCCGGGAGCCCCCAGGGGACTGCAGCGACGTCCACCATCGAACGGAAGCAGTCCGGGGAGGAAGAGGCCGCCGAGAAGCCGGTGGCACGATTCGTGGCGACCGCAGTGGCACCCCGGAAGTCCCCGGCAGCAGCGCCAGCCAAGGATGAGCCGATGATCCTTGGGGTTGGGGTTCCCGCGTCCGAGTTGTAG
- the dxs gene encoding 1-deoxy-D-xylulose-5-phosphate synthase: MGLLETIRHPQDLSRLTDDQLMRLTGEIRDFLITNVSRTGGHLGPNLGVVELTLGMHRVFDSPRDAMIFDTGHQSYVHKLLTGRQDFSTLRQQGGLSGYPSRAESEHDVVESSHASSSLSWADGISRARVLAGEGDRYTVVLVGDGALTGGMAWEAINNIAADKRRRVVIVVNDNGRSYAPTIGGVADYLASLRPTLDTVRTHPVYEGTLDWSKRRLQNGGPVGRFAYKSLHATKKGIKDWWAPQGLFEDLGMKYVGPINGHDLAAVEHALHQARNYEGPVIVHAMTEKGYGYAPARAHVDDQFHAVGIIDPETGQPVGAAGPQSWTSVFADEITAIADERKDIVGITGAMLIPVGLHKFAEKYPERVFDVGIAEQHALTSAAGMAFGGLHPVVALYATFLGRGFDQLLMDVALHKAGVTVVLDRSGVTGPDGASHHGMWDMAMLQIIPGLHLAAPRDATRLREELREAVAIGDAPSVVRYSKGAVGAEVPAIERLDDGVEVLLRRPAGSNNNDVLIVSVGAMSELALDVANRLGAQGISSTVIDPRWVLPVRRSVIDMAAEHRIVIVIEDGVRAGGVGSRIRQEMRACGVDTALNEVGLPVEFLDHGTRSEVLERVGLTARKVAQDVVEQVLGTRVPVARPLTGQDSPVTGQLPKL; encoded by the coding sequence ATGGGACTCTTGGAAACCATCCGCCACCCCCAGGATCTCAGCCGGCTCACCGACGACCAGCTGATGCGCCTGACCGGGGAGATCCGTGACTTCCTGATCACCAACGTGTCCCGGACCGGAGGGCACCTCGGCCCCAACCTGGGAGTCGTCGAACTGACCCTCGGGATGCACCGGGTCTTCGATTCGCCGCGCGATGCGATGATCTTCGACACGGGACACCAGTCCTACGTGCACAAACTTCTCACCGGCCGCCAGGACTTCAGCACCCTCCGCCAGCAGGGCGGACTGTCCGGTTACCCGTCCCGCGCCGAATCCGAACACGACGTCGTCGAGAGCTCCCACGCGTCCTCGTCCCTGTCGTGGGCGGACGGCATCTCGCGCGCCCGGGTGCTCGCCGGTGAAGGCGACCGGTACACCGTGGTGCTGGTCGGCGACGGTGCCCTGACCGGTGGGATGGCCTGGGAGGCCATCAACAACATTGCCGCCGACAAGCGTCGCCGGGTGGTGATCGTTGTCAACGACAACGGCAGGTCCTACGCGCCGACCATCGGGGGAGTCGCCGACTACCTTGCCTCGCTGCGGCCAACCCTCGACACAGTCCGCACCCACCCCGTCTACGAGGGAACCCTCGACTGGTCGAAGCGGCGCCTCCAGAACGGCGGTCCCGTGGGCCGTTTCGCGTACAAGAGCCTGCATGCCACGAAAAAGGGCATCAAGGACTGGTGGGCACCCCAGGGGTTGTTCGAGGACCTTGGGATGAAATACGTCGGCCCGATCAACGGCCACGACCTGGCAGCCGTCGAGCACGCGCTGCACCAGGCCCGCAACTATGAGGGACCGGTGATCGTTCATGCGATGACCGAGAAGGGGTACGGCTACGCCCCGGCCCGCGCCCACGTCGACGACCAGTTCCACGCAGTGGGCATCATCGACCCCGAAACCGGTCAGCCCGTCGGTGCCGCCGGACCGCAGTCGTGGACCTCGGTTTTTGCCGACGAGATCACGGCCATCGCGGACGAGCGCAAGGACATCGTCGGGATCACCGGCGCCATGCTCATCCCCGTGGGCCTGCACAAGTTCGCGGAGAAGTACCCGGAACGGGTATTCGACGTCGGCATCGCCGAGCAGCACGCACTCACCAGCGCCGCCGGGATGGCGTTCGGCGGGTTGCACCCGGTGGTTGCGCTGTACGCAACCTTCCTGGGCCGGGGCTTCGACCAGCTCCTGATGGATGTGGCACTGCACAAGGCGGGCGTCACCGTGGTCCTGGACCGTTCGGGAGTCACCGGCCCCGACGGCGCGAGCCACCACGGGATGTGGGACATGGCCATGCTCCAGATCATTCCCGGGCTGCACCTGGCCGCCCCCCGAGACGCCACCCGGTTGCGTGAAGAGCTTCGGGAAGCGGTCGCCATCGGCGACGCCCCCAGCGTGGTCCGCTACTCCAAGGGCGCGGTGGGCGCCGAGGTACCGGCCATTGAGCGGCTCGACGACGGCGTCGAAGTGCTCCTTCGCCGCCCAGCCGGATCGAACAACAATGACGTCCTCATTGTCAGTGTCGGCGCGATGAGCGAGCTGGCCCTGGACGTCGCCAACCGGTTGGGTGCCCAGGGGATCAGTTCGACGGTCATCGATCCGCGGTGGGTCCTCCCCGTGCGCCGCTCGGTGATCGACATGGCCGCCGAGCACCGCATTGTCATCGTGATTGAGGACGGCGTCAGGGCGGGCGGCGTCGGGTCACGGATCCGGCAGGAAATGCGCGCCTGCGGTGTCGACACCGCACTGAATGAGGTAGGGCTTCCAGTGGAATTCCTCGACCACGGCACCCGCAGCGAGGTGCTCGAGCGCGTCGGACTGACCGCCCGCAAGGTGGCACAGGACGTCGTCGAACAGGTGCTGGGCACCCGGGTCCCCGTCGCACGCCCCCTCACCGGTCAGGATTCACCGGTGACCGGGCAGCTGCCCAAACTCTAA
- a CDS encoding class I SAM-dependent RNA methyltransferase: MTDEPSGTLDLSIGPVAHGGHCVARHEGRVIFVRHALPGERVRVRLTEHDDGASFWRADVVEALEASEHRVNHPWPLADALLAAQRGAAPVGGAEFGHIALPTQRQLKGTVVSEQLARLAGVERTVEVEPVPGESPDGLRWRTRASFAVAPDGHLAMHAHRSNELIPVAEMPLAIDAINELQLWTIDFTGIQRVEVAVGSAGGPPLVLLVPAPGARRKQTAAVVHQFDGPAVAFWDPEKGTVERVRGKTWLAETVRDQTYRITGDGFWQIHRGAPDLLMGAVLDGLAIQPGERAADLYAGAGLFTAPIADAVGDTGSVLAVEGAPGASRDAKRNLHGRTQVDIVQGKVDRVLQERKPSLDVVVLDPPRAGAGQAAITEVISAGPRAVGYVSCDPASFARDVGYFQQAGWELDTLRVFDLYPHTHHLESFAVLRPTAG; this comes from the coding sequence GTGACAGACGAGCCGTCAGGCACCCTCGACCTCTCCATCGGCCCGGTGGCCCACGGTGGCCACTGCGTCGCGCGACATGAGGGCCGGGTCATCTTTGTGCGTCATGCCCTGCCCGGTGAGAGAGTGCGGGTCAGGCTCACGGAGCACGACGACGGCGCGAGCTTCTGGCGCGCGGACGTGGTCGAGGCGCTGGAGGCATCAGAGCACCGGGTCAACCATCCATGGCCCCTTGCCGATGCGTTGCTGGCCGCCCAACGGGGCGCGGCGCCCGTGGGCGGTGCCGAGTTTGGGCATATCGCCCTGCCCACCCAGCGCCAGCTCAAGGGGACGGTCGTCAGCGAGCAGCTCGCCCGGCTGGCGGGAGTGGAGCGGACGGTCGAGGTGGAACCGGTTCCGGGCGAATCCCCGGACGGCCTGAGGTGGCGCACCCGGGCAAGTTTTGCCGTGGCACCCGACGGGCATCTCGCCATGCATGCCCACCGCTCCAACGAACTGATCCCGGTAGCCGAGATGCCGCTCGCCATCGATGCGATCAACGAACTCCAGCTGTGGACCATCGACTTCACCGGCATCCAGCGGGTTGAGGTGGCGGTCGGCTCCGCGGGCGGGCCGCCCCTTGTGCTCCTGGTTCCCGCGCCGGGGGCACGGCGCAAACAGACCGCGGCCGTCGTTCACCAGTTCGACGGTCCCGCGGTCGCCTTCTGGGATCCCGAGAAGGGGACGGTGGAGCGGGTTCGGGGCAAGACCTGGCTCGCTGAGACGGTGCGGGATCAGACCTACCGGATTACGGGCGACGGGTTCTGGCAGATTCACCGGGGCGCACCGGATCTGCTGATGGGCGCTGTCCTGGATGGCCTGGCCATCCAGCCGGGGGAGCGGGCCGCCGATCTCTATGCGGGGGCGGGGCTCTTCACTGCGCCGATCGCCGATGCCGTCGGCGACACGGGCAGCGTCCTCGCGGTCGAGGGGGCGCCCGGCGCCTCCCGCGACGCCAAGCGAAACCTGCACGGCCGCACCCAGGTCGACATCGTGCAGGGCAAGGTGGACCGGGTGCTCCAGGAGCGGAAGCCTTCGCTCGATGTTGTGGTGCTGGATCCGCCGCGCGCCGGCGCGGGTCAGGCCGCCATCACCGAGGTGATTTCCGCCGGTCCGCGTGCAGTGGGTTACGTGTCCTGCGACCCGGCGTCGTTCGCCCGCGACGTCGGATACTTCCAGCAGGCCGGGTGGGAACTGGACACCCTCCGCGTGTTCGACCTGTACCCCCACACGCATCACCTGGAGTCCTTCGCAGTGCTCCGACCGACTGCCGGCTAG
- a CDS encoding APC family permease, with amino-acid sequence MLTFFEAVKRVLVGKPFRNDRLRHQTLPKRIAMPVFSANALSSVAYAPDEILLTLALAGLAAVSVSPWVGLAVLVVLLVVIASYRQAVHAYPTGGGDYEIARRNLGSSAGLTVASALMVDYVLTVAVSVSAAAHYLIALAPGLAGGQTVMAVAGVVVLVLLNLRGVSRNTLALAIPTYVFLAAILGMCAVGIIQRLNGTLGEAPSARFEIIPDPALDAGLVGLAGALLILRAFSAGAAALTGVEVPSANVPSFQAPRSRNAASSLLILGVAASAMMAGVIYLANAVKVHVVQNPQEQLLLDGNPVSEDYIQNPVVSQLARTIFSDAAIPFVLVVGATALILVLAGHAAFNGFPVLASILAKDGYLPRQLRTRGDRLTFSNGILALGAGAILLIFVFRADVTQLVQLYIVGVFVSFTASQAALIKHWTRELRSTADKKRRWRMKKSRAINTVGFVLTAAVLVVVLVTKFKYGAWVAVLAMVVLFALMHSIKRHYDQVANELALDESTFSRALPSRVHAVILVSHVRKPVLRALAFARASRPSRLDAIVVDVDPEETERTLRDWDRYEIPVPITVLASPYRDTILPIMEYIRSIRSDSPRDLIVVYIPEYVVGRWWEQLVHNQTALRIKTRLHFEPGVMVASVPWQLASSDAAKKFQDLQ; translated from the coding sequence GTGCTGACTTTCTTTGAAGCCGTCAAGCGGGTGCTGGTGGGCAAACCGTTCCGCAACGACCGGCTGCGGCATCAGACCCTGCCCAAGCGGATCGCGATGCCGGTGTTCTCGGCCAATGCCCTGTCCTCCGTGGCCTACGCACCCGACGAAATCCTCCTCACCCTGGCTTTGGCAGGACTGGCGGCCGTATCGGTGTCCCCCTGGGTAGGTTTGGCCGTCCTGGTGGTGCTGCTGGTGGTGATCGCCTCCTATCGGCAAGCCGTCCACGCGTACCCCACCGGGGGCGGCGACTACGAGATTGCCCGCCGCAATCTGGGAAGTTCAGCCGGACTCACCGTGGCGTCGGCTCTGATGGTGGATTACGTGCTGACCGTCGCCGTCTCCGTGTCCGCCGCTGCCCACTACCTCATTGCCCTCGCCCCGGGATTGGCTGGTGGCCAGACGGTGATGGCGGTGGCTGGCGTCGTCGTCCTGGTGTTGCTGAACCTCCGCGGCGTGTCCCGGAACACCCTCGCCCTGGCCATCCCCACCTATGTCTTCCTGGCCGCGATCCTCGGCATGTGCGCGGTCGGCATCATCCAGCGCCTCAACGGGACGCTGGGGGAGGCGCCCAGCGCCAGGTTCGAAATCATCCCGGACCCCGCGCTCGACGCCGGACTGGTGGGCCTCGCGGGTGCGCTGCTGATTCTCCGGGCCTTCTCCGCCGGGGCGGCAGCCCTCACCGGTGTCGAGGTCCCCAGCGCCAACGTGCCAAGCTTCCAGGCTCCCCGCAGCCGCAACGCAGCGTCCAGCCTGCTCATTCTCGGCGTCGCTGCGTCGGCCATGATGGCCGGGGTGATCTACCTGGCCAACGCGGTGAAGGTGCACGTGGTGCAGAACCCGCAGGAGCAGCTGCTGCTGGACGGCAATCCCGTATCCGAGGACTACATCCAGAACCCGGTGGTGAGCCAGCTGGCCCGCACCATCTTCAGCGACGCGGCGATACCCTTCGTCCTGGTGGTGGGCGCCACCGCCCTCATCCTGGTCCTGGCCGGTCACGCCGCCTTCAACGGCTTTCCCGTCCTAGCCTCCATCCTCGCCAAGGACGGCTATCTGCCCCGCCAGCTACGCACCCGGGGGGACCGGCTCACCTTCAGCAACGGCATCCTCGCCCTCGGCGCTGGAGCCATTTTGCTGATCTTTGTCTTCCGGGCCGACGTCACCCAGCTGGTGCAGCTCTATATTGTCGGCGTGTTTGTGTCCTTCACCGCCAGCCAGGCCGCACTGATCAAGCACTGGACCCGCGAACTGCGCAGCACCGCAGACAAGAAGCGGCGGTGGCGGATGAAGAAGTCACGGGCCATCAACACGGTCGGTTTCGTGCTCACCGCCGCTGTGCTGGTGGTGGTCCTGGTGACCAAGTTCAAATACGGCGCCTGGGTGGCGGTGCTGGCAATGGTGGTCCTGTTCGCGCTCATGCACAGCATCAAGCGGCACTACGACCAGGTGGCGAACGAACTGGCCCTCGACGAATCCACCTTCTCCCGGGCGCTACCGTCCCGCGTCCACGCGGTCATCCTGGTCTCCCACGTCCGGAAGCCGGTGCTCCGGGCACTGGCGTTCGCCCGCGCGTCCCGGCCGTCCAGGCTGGACGCGATCGTGGTGGACGTGGACCCCGAAGAGACCGAGCGGACGCTGCGCGACTGGGACCGGTACGAAATTCCGGTGCCGATCACCGTCCTGGCGTCACCCTACCGGGACACCATCCTCCCGATCATGGAGTACATCAGGAGCATCCGCAGCGACTCCCCACGGGACCTGATTGTCGTGTACATCCCCGAATATGTCGTCGGCCGATGGTGGGAGCAGCTGGTCCACAACCAGACCGCCCTCCGCATCAAGACCCGGCTGCACTTCGAGCCGGGGGTTATGGTGGCAAGTGTCCCCTGGCAGCTCGCATCCTCCGACGCTGCAAAGAAATTTCAGGACCTGCAGTGA
- a CDS encoding TrkA family potassium uptake protein, translated as MAHFVIMGCGRVGVSLAHTLDESGHTVAIIDQDDRAFRRLRGTFGGRKVTGVGFDRDTLKNADIENAYAFAAVSSGDNSNILATRVAREIFHVPHVVARIYDPGRAEIYQRLGIPTVAAVRWSADQVLRRILPEQSINGDFRETSGRLILGELTLHDGWLGRSLADIEAASGIRVAYLTRFGEGMLPTSETSYQEGDIVHAMMKTSATDEIGRILAKKPVEESE; from the coding sequence GTGGCGCATTTTGTGATTATGGGGTGCGGCAGGGTTGGCGTCAGTCTCGCCCATACCCTTGACGAGTCGGGGCATACGGTGGCCATCATTGACCAGGACGACCGCGCATTCCGCCGGCTCCGGGGAACGTTCGGGGGGCGGAAGGTCACCGGCGTCGGTTTTGACCGCGACACGCTGAAGAACGCCGACATTGAAAACGCCTATGCCTTCGCTGCGGTGTCGAGCGGCGACAACTCAAACATCCTCGCTACCCGGGTGGCCCGCGAGATCTTCCATGTGCCGCACGTGGTGGCGCGCATCTACGACCCCGGACGCGCGGAGATCTATCAGCGTCTGGGCATTCCCACCGTTGCCGCGGTCCGGTGGAGCGCCGACCAGGTGCTGCGCCGCATCCTGCCGGAACAGAGCATCAACGGGGATTTCCGGGAGACCTCGGGACGGTTGATTCTCGGTGAGCTCACCCTGCACGACGGCTGGCTGGGACGGTCGCTCGCCGATATCGAGGCCGCGTCCGGGATCCGCGTCGCTTACCTCACCCGGTTCGGTGAGGGGATGCTGCCCACCTCGGAGACTTCCTACCAGGAAGGCGACATTGTGCACGCCATGATGAAGACCTCCGCCACCGACGAGATTGGGCGTATCCTCGCCAAGAAACCTGTGGAGGAGTCGGAGTGA
- a CDS encoding TrkA family potassium uptake protein, translating into MRVVIAGAGSVGSSIAKELLSNNHEILLIDEKPEVIGRSGLKGAKWLIGDACELTTLKDARLDEADVVVSATGDDKVNLVVSLLAKSEFGVGRTVGRVNNPKNDWMFDDSWGVDVAVNTPRLMTALVEEAVEIGDLVRLLTLQSGVTSIVEFTVPQESPIVGRTLGSLILPEDCTVVAILRDDASITPSPDDVVEPGDELFLIAAIAAEDALRSVLLAVPGDAGDDEPGAPVDAPGLP; encoded by the coding sequence GTGAGAGTAGTCATAGCGGGCGCGGGAAGCGTGGGATCGTCGATCGCCAAGGAGCTGCTCTCGAACAACCACGAGATCCTGCTGATCGACGAGAAGCCCGAGGTGATCGGCCGCAGCGGTCTCAAAGGCGCCAAGTGGCTGATCGGCGACGCCTGCGAGCTGACCACGCTCAAGGACGCCCGGCTGGATGAGGCTGACGTGGTGGTCTCCGCGACGGGCGATGACAAGGTCAACCTGGTGGTGTCCCTGCTGGCGAAGAGCGAGTTTGGGGTGGGCCGGACGGTGGGTCGGGTCAACAACCCGAAGAATGACTGGATGTTCGACGACTCGTGGGGTGTCGACGTGGCAGTGAACACTCCCCGGCTGATGACCGCGCTCGTCGAGGAGGCGGTCGAGATTGGCGACCTGGTCAGGCTGCTGACACTGCAGAGCGGTGTCACGTCGATCGTCGAGTTCACTGTCCCGCAGGAGTCGCCGATCGTGGGCCGGACCCTCGGTTCGCTGATCCTGCCGGAGGATTGCACCGTGGTGGCAATCCTGCGGGACGACGCATCGATTACGCCGAGCCCGGACGATGTGGTGGAACCGGGCGACGAGCTGTTCCTGATCGCCGCGATCGCCGCTGAGGATGCGCTCCGCAGCGTGCTGCTCGCCGTTCCCGGTGACGCGGGCGACGACGAGCCCGGTGCGCCGGTCGACGCGCCGGGGCTGCCCTAA
- a CDS encoding DUF3159 domain-containing protein, whose amino-acid sequence MSTPQPPSTGPEPDPAQRQGPSAAELAEQYAARSGMQRSEDGQIDVLKSIGGVRGLAESILPGLIFTVVFTINRDLASSLIAALGVAAVFTVIRLVSRTPLTQALSGLIGVAICAFVANRTGNAEDFFVPGFFTNGAYIMVMVISIAARWPIAGLLFGFIRGEGVDWRKDPLRVKAYTIATWIIVTVLGLRLAVQMPLYFAENFVALGTTRLIMGLPLYALGLWLAWLVSRPPAQLPAGAAGR is encoded by the coding sequence GTGAGCACCCCGCAACCACCCAGCACCGGGCCCGAGCCCGATCCGGCGCAGCGTCAAGGGCCCTCGGCAGCTGAACTGGCGGAACAGTATGCCGCACGGTCCGGTATGCAACGCTCGGAGGACGGCCAGATCGACGTCCTGAAGTCGATTGGTGGCGTCAGGGGCCTCGCCGAAAGCATCCTGCCCGGCCTGATCTTTACGGTGGTCTTCACCATCAACCGGGACCTGGCGAGTTCCCTCATCGCCGCGCTGGGTGTCGCGGCTGTCTTCACCGTCATCCGCCTGGTCTCCAGGACCCCCCTCACGCAGGCGCTATCCGGCCTGATCGGCGTGGCGATCTGCGCTTTCGTCGCAAACCGCACCGGCAACGCCGAAGACTTTTTTGTCCCCGGATTCTTCACGAACGGCGCCTACATCATGGTGATGGTCATCTCCATCGCAGCGCGGTGGCCGATCGCTGGGCTGTTGTTCGGCTTCATTAGGGGCGAAGGAGTCGACTGGCGGAAGGACCCCCTGCGGGTCAAGGCGTACACCATCGCCACCTGGATCATCGTGACGGTTCTTGGACTGAGGCTCGCGGTCCAGATGCCCCTGTATTTCGCCGAGAACTTCGTGGCACTCGGGACCACCCGGCTGATTATGGGGCTACCGCTCTATGCGCTCGGACTGTGGCTCGCGTGGCTCGTGTCCCGCCCGCCCGCCCAGCTCCCTGCCGGGGCAGCAGGCCGGTAG